A single genomic interval of Picosynechococcus sp. PCC 7003 harbors:
- a CDS encoding DUF3488 and DUF4129 domain-containing transglutaminase family protein: MTSPSPQRLKPKSFADLVAQFRNFPKPQSEDSALLRALVQLLVVVGIIATDVASEGNMIWFGWPISVLAVPLTLLGGVWSWQNRQKANVGAKFFIAIGMLGMLLLFFRNLYANLNDTRLVLAELLIQLQILHSFDLPRRKDLGYSMVIGLILLGVAGTVSQTLTFAPWLILFLAIALPVLVLDYRSRLGLAGLETILWPQRSSSRKGRADLLKNSPLSPKRLGAILGITLVLGLGLFSIMPRFPGYQLSTLPVSLPADAPENERFSPTNLSLVNPGYENPGGEGSENTDGATFGNSPGTGEGSSPSEGQGELDKTQYYGFNSKINQNLRGEMEKVLVMRVRSQAPGFWRVMSFDRYTGQGWEVTNADDLQLTERSRWAGRFFLTPFIPNQVEKKRIIQSYTAVLSLPNIVPAMQYPTELYFPTAEIGQDPEGNLRSPLGLLEGLTYTAVSKVPYRNRTQLAAAGTDYPPFITEKYLDVPPALKAEVQAVAEEILSQANSPITSPYEKALYLAQGLKQRFPQAQEIPFFAEDEDLVEAFLFKYKGGYADHYATVLTIMLRSIGIPARFATGFDQGDFNPFTGYYLVHNTDAHAVTEAYFPGQGWFAFNPLPGYEVVPPSFEDSGAFGVLRSFWRWVAGWVPSPILGFFEGLWFTTLKILGYVVSRLWGFVSSGLVGAVTGAIAVVIASMGGWFVIKQIRSWFQRRRFAQLPMMEQLYQQMLLLLQNKGHQKQRTQTPWEFLRAIQQQYRPETLEILTELTEAYVNWRYGEQPANTDYLKQQLKRLQRSFYRGRS, encoded by the coding sequence ATGACATCTCCCTCTCCCCAACGCCTTAAACCGAAATCCTTTGCGGATCTAGTGGCCCAATTTCGCAATTTTCCCAAACCCCAGAGCGAAGACTCTGCGCTTCTGCGGGCTTTGGTGCAGCTACTGGTGGTTGTCGGCATTATTGCGACGGATGTGGCCTCAGAAGGCAATATGATCTGGTTTGGCTGGCCAATCAGTGTTTTAGCGGTGCCCTTAACGCTCCTGGGGGGAGTCTGGAGTTGGCAGAACCGTCAGAAGGCGAATGTGGGGGCGAAATTTTTTATTGCCATCGGCATGTTGGGCATGTTGTTGCTCTTTTTCCGAAATTTGTATGCCAATTTAAACGATACTCGCTTGGTGCTAGCAGAGCTTCTCATTCAACTGCAAATTCTCCACAGCTTTGATTTGCCTCGCCGGAAAGACCTAGGGTATTCGATGGTGATTGGTCTCATTTTGCTAGGGGTGGCTGGCACCGTTTCTCAAACGCTAACCTTTGCGCCCTGGTTAATTTTATTTTTGGCGATCGCCCTCCCAGTTTTAGTTTTAGACTACCGTTCACGTCTCGGTCTAGCGGGTTTGGAGACAATTCTTTGGCCGCAGCGCTCCAGTTCCCGTAAAGGCCGCGCTGATCTGCTAAAAAATTCTCCCCTGTCACCCAAGCGCCTGGGGGCAATTTTAGGGATTACGCTGGTATTAGGCTTGGGACTCTTTAGCATCATGCCCCGTTTCCCTGGCTATCAGCTCAGCACCTTGCCTGTGAGTTTGCCCGCCGATGCCCCTGAAAATGAACGTTTCAGTCCCACCAACCTCAGCTTAGTCAATCCTGGTTACGAAAATCCTGGCGGTGAAGGGAGTGAAAATACCGATGGGGCAACTTTTGGAAATAGTCCGGGCACTGGCGAAGGAAGCAGCCCCAGCGAAGGTCAGGGGGAACTCGATAAAACCCAGTATTACGGTTTCAATAGCAAAATTAATCAAAATCTCCGGGGGGAGATGGAAAAGGTGCTGGTGATGCGGGTGCGATCGCAGGCTCCTGGTTTTTGGCGCGTGATGTCCTTTGACCGATATACAGGCCAGGGCTGGGAAGTCACCAATGCCGATGATTTGCAACTCACGGAGCGTTCTCGGTGGGCGGGTCGTTTTTTCCTGACGCCTTTTATTCCTAACCAAGTCGAAAAGAAAAGAATTATCCAGAGCTATACCGCCGTGTTGTCTTTGCCCAATATTGTCCCGGCGATGCAGTATCCGACGGAACTTTATTTTCCAACGGCGGAGATTGGTCAAGATCCAGAGGGCAATTTGCGATCGCCTTTGGGACTTTTAGAAGGCTTAACCTATACCGCTGTCTCTAAAGTGCCCTATCGTAACCGGACGCAATTGGCAGCAGCAGGAACTGATTATCCGCCCTTTATCACGGAGAAATATTTAGATGTTCCCCCAGCACTAAAAGCAGAGGTACAGGCCGTGGCGGAGGAGATTCTTTCCCAAGCCAATAGCCCGATTACTTCCCCCTACGAAAAGGCTCTCTACCTCGCCCAAGGTTTGAAACAGCGTTTCCCCCAGGCCCAAGAAATTCCCTTCTTCGCAGAAGATGAAGACCTCGTTGAAGCCTTCTTGTTTAAATACAAAGGGGGCTACGCCGATCATTACGCGACAGTCCTCACAATTATGTTGCGTTCTATTGGGATTCCAGCCCGGTTTGCGACAGGATTTGACCAGGGGGATTTTAATCCATTTACGGGTTATTATCTCGTCCACAACACCGATGCCCATGCTGTCACCGAAGCCTATTTTCCGGGCCAGGGTTGGTTTGCGTTCAACCCCTTACCGGGCTATGAGGTTGTCCCGCCTTCCTTTGAAGATAGCGGTGCTTTTGGCGTATTGAGATCGTTTTGGCGCTGGGTTGCCGGTTGGGTGCCGTCGCCGATCCTTGGCTTCTTTGAGGGGCTTTGGTTTACGACCCTTAAAATCCTGGGCTATGTGGTTTCGCGATTGTGGGGCTTTGTTTCTAGTGGTCTCGTTGGGGCGGTTACCGGGGCGATCGCCGTTGTCATTGCCAGCATGGGCGGCTGGTTTGTCATTAAGCAAATTCGTAGTTGGTTCCAGCGGCGACGTTTTGCCCAATTACCCATGATGGAACAGCTTTATCAACAGATGCTCTTACTGCTCCAAAATAAAGGGCACCAGAAACAACGGACTCAAACTCCCTGGGAATTTTTGCGGGCGATCCAACAGCAATACCGTCCCGAAACCCTAGAAATTTTAACGGAACTGACCGAAGCCTATGTCAACTGGCGCTATGGTGAACAGCCAGCCAATACGGATTACCTCAAGCAGCAGCTCAAACGCCTGCAGCGCTCCTTTTATCGGGGTCGATCTTAA
- a CDS encoding NAD(P)/FAD-dependent oxidoreductase, translated as MSQPHIVIIGGGFAGLYTALRLLQFPWETSQRPEITLIDRQDHFVFSPLLYELITEEMQPWEVAPTYTELLRHGPVKFVQAQVQTIDPEQKTVVCGDRQITYDYLVIAAGGTTKFVDLPGIKEYALPFKTLNDALCLKEKLRALETSAAEKIRIAIVGGGYSGVELACKLADRLGDRGRLRIIDRGDEILKNAPKFNQQAAKEALEARGIWVDYATEVTEVTADSLSLRYKGEVDTIPADLVLWTGGTAIAPWVKDLALPHADNGKLEANAQLQLQDHPNIFALGDVAQTDETLPMTAQVAIQQADVCAWNLRSLITNKPLLPFKFFNLGEMLTLGENNATLSGLGLELEGNLAHVARRLVYLYRLPTWEHQVQVGLNWLVQPLAKLLAQSAK; from the coding sequence ATGAGTCAGCCCCACATCGTCATTATCGGCGGCGGTTTCGCCGGACTCTACACGGCTCTCCGTCTGTTGCAATTTCCTTGGGAAACCTCCCAACGGCCAGAAATCACTTTAATCGATCGCCAGGATCATTTTGTTTTTAGTCCCCTCCTCTACGAACTGATCACTGAGGAAATGCAGCCCTGGGAAGTGGCTCCCACCTACACGGAGTTGTTGCGTCATGGCCCGGTGAAATTTGTCCAAGCCCAAGTACAAACCATTGACCCGGAGCAAAAAACTGTAGTCTGTGGCGATCGCCAAATCACCTATGACTACCTGGTGATTGCTGCTGGGGGGACAACAAAATTTGTGGATTTGCCTGGGATCAAGGAATACGCCCTACCTTTTAAAACCCTCAATGATGCCCTCTGCCTCAAGGAAAAATTGCGGGCCTTGGAAACCAGTGCAGCGGAAAAAATTCGCATTGCCATTGTTGGAGGTGGTTACAGTGGCGTGGAATTGGCCTGTAAATTGGCGGATCGCTTGGGTGATCGCGGGCGACTACGAATCATTGATCGCGGCGATGAAATCCTAAAAAATGCCCCCAAATTCAACCAACAGGCTGCCAAAGAAGCCCTGGAAGCACGGGGGATTTGGGTAGACTACGCCACGGAAGTCACCGAAGTCACCGCCGATAGCCTCAGCCTGCGCTACAAAGGAGAAGTGGATACCATTCCCGCTGACCTCGTGTTGTGGACTGGCGGAACGGCGATCGCCCCTTGGGTGAAGGATCTCGCCCTCCCCCACGCAGACAATGGCAAACTAGAGGCCAATGCTCAATTACAGCTCCAAGACCATCCCAACATTTTCGCCCTTGGGGATGTTGCCCAGACAGACGAAACCTTACCTATGACAGCCCAGGTGGCGATTCAGCAGGCCGATGTGTGCGCCTGGAACCTACGGAGCCTGATTACAAATAAGCCTCTGTTGCCCTTTAAGTTTTTTAATCTCGGTGAAATGCTCACCCTCGGCGAAAATAATGCCACCCTCAGCGGTTTGGGCCTCGAACTCGAAGGTAATCTCGCCCACGTGGCTCGTCGCTTGGTTTATCTCTACCGTTTGCCCACCTGGGAACATCAAGTGCAGGTGGGGCTCAATTGGCTCGTGCAACCCCTCGCAAAATTATTGGCTCAGTCAGCAAAGTGA
- a CDS encoding HAD-IA family hydrolase: METQPKVIFFDAVGTLFGVRDGVGATYAKIAQRHGVSADPDRLEQGFRQSFKHKPAPAFPNIGAELIPKQEFLWWEAIAQETFNTAGVIDQFPDFRAFFTDLYQHFATAEPWFIFAETLASVQAWHAQGIELGLISNFDSRLLQVLDALELASYFQSVTISSLTGVAKPDPKIFQTALAKHDCQPEEALHIGDSRLEDYEAAKRLGMQAHLIERDQPFPYSRQP, encoded by the coding sequence ATGGAAACACAGCCGAAGGTCATTTTTTTCGATGCAGTCGGAACCCTCTTTGGGGTCAGAGATGGAGTTGGGGCGACCTATGCCAAAATTGCCCAACGCCACGGTGTCAGCGCAGATCCAGATCGCTTGGAACAAGGGTTTCGCCAATCCTTTAAACATAAACCGGCCCCCGCCTTTCCGAATATTGGTGCTGAGTTGATCCCGAAACAGGAATTTCTTTGGTGGGAGGCGATCGCCCAGGAAACGTTTAATACTGCGGGAGTAATTGATCAATTTCCCGATTTTCGTGCTTTTTTTACGGATTTGTATCAGCATTTTGCAACGGCAGAACCCTGGTTTATTTTCGCGGAAACTTTGGCTTCGGTGCAGGCTTGGCATGCCCAGGGCATTGAGTTGGGTTTGATTTCAAATTTTGACTCCCGCCTGTTACAGGTGTTAGATGCCTTAGAACTAGCCTCCTATTTCCAGAGTGTGACCATTTCCTCCCTAACGGGGGTGGCAAAACCAGACCCTAAAATTTTCCAGACAGCCCTTGCCAAACATGATTGTCAACCAGAGGAAGCGCTCCACATCGGAGACAGTCGCCTGGAAGATTATGAAGCAGCAAAACGATTGGGGATGCAAGCTCACCTTATCGAACGGGATCAGCCTTTTCCTTACAGTCGCCAGCCTTAA
- a CDS encoding urease accessory protein UreD, with the protein MQDQQQVIHKAQPWHGKVGLIYGQRQGKTEMQRCFTQAPFRIQRPFYPEGDRICHTVLLHTAGGIVGGDRLSLDLELQPESHVFLTTAAANKIYRTNGETARQDGVINQAPGSILEYFPQEMIVFDGAEYHQSFRINLAPRAVWCGWEILRFGRTARGEKFISGNWRGMTEIWQGDELLWGDRQWLPGNPEVFAAWNGLNNQPVVGSLALVGLEVSEAQISELRQTMAVLQKGLGGITQLPKGVLCRYRGHSSTEVKRWFISLWQNWRSLYSPQPPVMSRVWQTY; encoded by the coding sequence ATGCAAGATCAACAACAGGTGATTCATAAAGCGCAGCCCTGGCACGGCAAGGTGGGCTTAATCTACGGGCAGCGTCAGGGCAAGACGGAAATGCAACGCTGTTTTACCCAGGCGCCCTTTCGGATTCAGCGGCCGTTTTATCCGGAGGGCGATCGCATTTGTCACACGGTATTGCTCCATACGGCGGGGGGCATTGTTGGGGGCGATCGCCTATCTTTAGATCTCGAACTGCAACCGGAAAGTCATGTTTTCCTCACAACAGCAGCAGCCAACAAAATTTATCGCACCAACGGGGAAACGGCGCGGCAGGATGGGGTGATTAATCAGGCACCGGGCAGTATTTTGGAATATTTTCCCCAGGAGATGATCGTTTTTGACGGAGCGGAATATCACCAGAGCTTTCGGATCAATCTAGCCCCAAGGGCGGTGTGGTGTGGCTGGGAAATTCTCCGGTTTGGGCGCACGGCCCGGGGCGAGAAATTTATCTCCGGTAACTGGCGGGGGATGACAGAAATTTGGCAGGGGGACGAACTGCTCTGGGGCGATCGCCAATGGCTACCAGGAAACCCAGAGGTCTTCGCGGCTTGGAATGGTCTCAATAATCAGCCGGTGGTGGGGAGTTTGGCCTTGGTGGGTTTAGAAGTTAGCGAGGCTCAAATTAGCGAGTTGCGGCAAACCATGGCAGTTCTTCAGAAAGGTTTGGGTGGAATCACACAATTACCGAAAGGTGTTCTCTGTCGCTACCGGGGCCACTCCAGCACGGAAGTAAAACGCTGGTTCATTAGCCTCTGGCAAAATTGGCGATCGCTCTATTCCCCGCAACCACCAGTTATGTCCCGCGTCTGGCAAACCTATTGA
- the glgA gene encoding glycogen synthase GlgA codes for MYIVQIASECAPVAKVGGLGDVVYGLSRELSLRGHCVEIILPKYDCLRYDHIWGMHEAYRDLWVPWFGGAVHCTVFYGWVHGQQCFFIEPHSGDNFFSRGFFYGALDDHMRFAFFSKAALEFLQKSNKRPDIIHCHDWQTGLVPVMLFEMYKWHGLWNQRVCYTIHNFKHQGIVGADVLWATGLNNEGYYFHYDRLRDNFNPFALNCMKGGIVYANAVTTVSPHHAWEAHYTDIGCGLSHTLHLHQDKFKGILNGIDYSTWNPEVDHNIELQYGWDSLENKAKNKKALRDRLLLEDNDRPIITYIGRLDDQKGVHLVHHAMYYALNRGAQFVLLGSATEGSINSWFWHEKFHLNDNPNCHIELGFNAELSHMIYAGADMLVVPSNYEPCGLTQLIALKYGVVPIVRGVGGLVSTVFDRDHDDKHPPEERNGYVFYQTDNHALESAMERAIGLYTVYPEEFRKLQIQGMKYDYSWNNPGNEYIDLYEFIRA; via the coding sequence ATGTACATCGTCCAGATTGCTTCGGAATGCGCCCCCGTCGCGAAAGTAGGTGGACTCGGAGATGTGGTTTACGGACTCAGCCGCGAGCTTAGTCTACGCGGTCATTGTGTTGAAATTATTTTGCCCAAATATGATTGTCTCCGTTATGACCATATTTGGGGGATGCACGAAGCCTATCGGGATCTGTGGGTACCCTGGTTTGGCGGCGCGGTTCACTGCACTGTCTTCTATGGTTGGGTTCACGGCCAACAATGTTTCTTTATCGAACCCCACTCCGGTGATAACTTTTTCAGTCGGGGCTTTTTTTATGGCGCCTTAGACGACCACATGCGTTTTGCCTTCTTTAGCAAGGCCGCCCTCGAATTTTTACAAAAATCCAACAAACGTCCCGACATTATCCACTGCCATGACTGGCAAACCGGTCTTGTCCCAGTAATGCTCTTTGAAATGTATAAGTGGCATGGCCTGTGGAATCAACGGGTGTGCTACACCATCCATAACTTTAAACATCAAGGGATCGTCGGTGCTGACGTACTGTGGGCAACGGGCCTCAATAATGAAGGCTACTATTTCCACTATGATCGCCTCCGGGATAACTTTAATCCCTTTGCCTTGAATTGCATGAAGGGGGGCATTGTCTATGCCAACGCGGTGACCACCGTTTCGCCCCACCACGCCTGGGAAGCCCACTACACCGATATTGGTTGCGGCCTCAGCCATACCCTCCACCTCCACCAAGACAAGTTCAAGGGAATCCTTAACGGCATCGATTACAGTACTTGGAACCCAGAAGTAGACCACAATATCGAGCTGCAATACGGTTGGGATAGCCTCGAAAATAAAGCAAAAAACAAAAAAGCCCTACGCGATCGCCTTTTACTGGAAGACAATGACCGACCGATCATCACCTACATTGGCCGTCTCGATGACCAAAAAGGCGTGCATTTAGTTCACCATGCCATGTACTATGCCCTCAACCGGGGGGCGCAATTTGTCCTCCTTGGGTCTGCCACCGAAGGGTCAATCAATTCCTGGTTCTGGCACGAAAAATTCCACCTCAACGACAACCCCAACTGTCACATTGAGCTAGGCTTCAACGCAGAACTGTCCCACATGATCTATGCTGGGGCCGATATGCTGGTAGTCCCCAGTAACTATGAACCCTGTGGTCTGACCCAACTCATCGCCCTTAAGTACGGTGTGGTGCCCATTGTCCGGGGTGTCGGTGGCCTCGTCAGTACCGTATTTGACCGGGATCACGACGACAAGCATCCCCCCGAAGAGCGCAATGGCTATGTCTTTTACCAAACAGATAACCACGCCCTTGAATCAGCCATGGAACGGGCCATTGGTTTATATACGGTGTACCCCGAAGAATTCCGAAAGCTACAAATCCAGGGGATGAAATATGACTATTCCTGGAACAACCCCGGCAATGAATACATCGATCTCTACGAGTTTATCCGTGCCTAA
- the accC gene encoding acetyl-CoA carboxylase biotin carboxylase subunit, translating to MQFSKILIANRGEVALRIIHTCQELGIATVAVHSTVDRQALHVQLADESICIGPPQSSKSYLNIPNIIAAALSSNADAIHPGYGFLAENAKFAEICADHQITFIGPSPEAMIAMGDKSTAKKTMQAAKVPTVPGSAGLVASEEQALEIAAQIGYPVMIKATAGGGGRGMRLVPSAEELPRLYRAAQGEAEAAFGNGGVYIEKFIERPRHIEFQILADQYGNVIHLGERDCSIQRRHQKLLEEAPSAILTPRLRDKMGKAAVKAAKSIDYVGAGTVEFLVDKNGDFYFMEMNTRIQVEHPVTEMVTGLDLIAEQIKVAQGDRLSLNQNQVHLNGHAIECRINAEDPDHDFRPTPGKISGYLPPGGPGVRMDSHVYTDYEISPYYDSLIGKLIVWGPDRDTAIRRMKRALRECAITGVSTTIGFHQKILNHPAFLAADVDTNFIQQHMLP from the coding sequence ATGCAGTTTTCAAAGATTCTCATCGCCAATCGCGGAGAAGTTGCCCTACGCATTATCCACACCTGTCAGGAGCTCGGCATTGCCACCGTCGCCGTCCACTCCACCGTAGATCGCCAAGCCCTCCACGTTCAGCTCGCCGATGAGAGCATTTGCATTGGCCCGCCCCAGAGCAGCAAAAGCTATCTCAACATTCCCAATATCATCGCTGCGGCCCTCAGCAGTAACGCCGACGCAATCCACCCAGGCTACGGTTTTCTGGCTGAGAATGCTAAATTCGCAGAAATTTGTGCCGACCACCAAATTACCTTTATTGGCCCTTCCCCGGAAGCGATGATCGCCATGGGAGATAAATCCACCGCCAAAAAAACGATGCAGGCAGCAAAGGTGCCCACCGTACCCGGGAGTGCTGGCTTAGTGGCCTCCGAAGAACAAGCCTTAGAAATTGCGGCCCAAATTGGCTACCCCGTGATGATCAAAGCCACGGCGGGTGGTGGTGGCCGGGGAATGCGCCTTGTGCCGAGCGCCGAAGAATTACCCCGTTTGTACCGAGCGGCCCAGGGGGAAGCAGAGGCAGCCTTTGGCAATGGCGGCGTTTATATCGAAAAATTTATTGAACGGCCCCGCCACATTGAGTTTCAGATCCTCGCGGATCAATACGGCAATGTGATCCACCTAGGGGAACGGGATTGTTCGATCCAACGGCGACACCAAAAACTCCTCGAAGAAGCGCCCAGCGCGATTCTCACTCCCAGACTCCGGGACAAAATGGGGAAAGCAGCAGTCAAAGCGGCGAAATCCATTGATTATGTCGGGGCTGGAACGGTGGAATTCCTCGTGGATAAGAATGGGGATTTCTACTTTATGGAGATGAATACCCGGATTCAGGTGGAACACCCGGTGACGGAGATGGTGACAGGACTAGATCTGATCGCTGAACAAATTAAAGTCGCCCAAGGCGATCGCCTCAGCCTGAATCAAAACCAAGTGCATCTTAATGGCCATGCCATCGAGTGCCGGATTAATGCCGAGGATCCCGACCACGACTTCCGGCCGACCCCTGGCAAAATCAGCGGCTATCTTCCCCCCGGTGGCCCCGGCGTGCGGATGGATTCCCATGTCTACACCGACTATGAAATTTCCCCCTACTACGATTCTTTAATCGGCAAACTAATTGTCTGGGGGCCAGACCGAGACACCGCCATTCGCCGCATGAAGCGCGCCCTCCGAGAATGTGCCATTACTGGGGTGTCTACCACCATCGGCTTCCACCAAAAGATTCTGAATCACCCGGCTTTTTTGGCGGCTGATGTCGATACCAATTTTATCCAGCAGCACATGTTGCCCTAG
- a CDS encoding YggT family protein encodes MSWLAVTSLGLNLLLGAMTLFFIFRIVLTWYPQAELTKLPFSLVVLPTEPLLAPTRKLVPPLGGIDISPVIWVGIVTLLREVLLGQQGLLVMLLR; translated from the coding sequence ATGTCTTGGTTAGCTGTGACCAGTTTGGGCCTCAACCTGCTGTTGGGTGCGATGACGCTATTTTTCATTTTCCGCATTGTGCTCACTTGGTATCCCCAGGCGGAGTTAACGAAACTGCCCTTTAGTTTGGTCGTGTTACCGACGGAACCGCTTTTGGCCCCGACGAGAAAACTGGTGCCGCCCCTAGGAGGCATTGATATTTCCCCCGTGATTTGGGTCGGGATCGTCACCCTCCTGCGAGAGGTGCTCTTGGGTCAACAGGGTCTATTGGTCATGTTATTGCGTTAG
- a CDS encoding homoserine dehydrogenase produces MAIGIGLLGLGTVGTGTAEILLSPQGRHPLLGEVVLKRAGVRSLDKPRNIDLPAGCLTTDLEAIVKDPEIQVVVELLGGLEPARTLILQAIAHGKHVVTANKAVIAKYGEEIYTAANEAGVYVLLEAAVGGGIPIIKPLKQSLGVNRITRVIGIINGTTNYILTQMTQHGADFGEVLAEAQKLGYAEADPSADVDGGDAADKIAILASLAFGGRINREDVYCEGIRSISAVDISFATKLGFVIKLLAIAERPDLEEDALQLRVHPTLVPEDHPIASVNGVFNAILVEGEPLGQVMFYGPGAGAGATASAVVSDIVHVVGLLHSDQVVQKLNPLLGCTHEHYSKILPIDTLKTRFYARFLSRDLPGVIGDLGTCFGQHQVSLESVVQIGLQDDCAEIVVVTHDVHEANFREALREIEGLEAIKEVPSILRVL; encoded by the coding sequence GTGGCTATCGGAATTGGTTTACTTGGCTTAGGAACGGTCGGCACGGGCACCGCAGAGATTTTGCTGTCGCCCCAGGGCCGCCACCCGCTGTTGGGGGAAGTGGTTTTGAAACGGGCAGGGGTGCGCTCCCTGGATAAGCCCCGAAACATTGATTTACCAGCGGGCTGCCTAACCACCGATCTGGAGGCAATCGTCAAAGATCCAGAGATTCAGGTGGTGGTTGAGTTGTTGGGCGGCCTAGAGCCAGCACGGACTTTAATTCTTCAGGCGATCGCCCATGGGAAACATGTGGTCACGGCCAACAAAGCAGTCATTGCCAAGTACGGCGAAGAAATTTACACCGCAGCGAACGAAGCAGGGGTTTATGTGCTCCTAGAGGCGGCCGTGGGCGGTGGTATTCCGATCATCAAACCCCTCAAGCAATCTTTAGGAGTGAACCGCATTACCCGTGTCATTGGCATTATCAATGGCACCACAAACTATATCCTTACCCAGATGACCCAGCACGGGGCAGATTTTGGGGAAGTGCTGGCCGAGGCCCAAAAACTGGGTTATGCCGAAGCGGATCCCAGCGCCGATGTGGATGGGGGCGACGCGGCGGACAAAATTGCCATTCTCGCTTCCTTGGCTTTTGGTGGCAGAATTAATCGGGAAGATGTCTACTGCGAAGGCATTCGCTCCATTAGTGCGGTGGATATTAGTTTCGCAACTAAGCTCGGCTTTGTGATCAAATTATTGGCGATCGCCGAACGGCCCGACCTCGAAGAAGATGCCCTGCAATTGCGGGTTCACCCAACTTTGGTGCCAGAAGATCATCCTATCGCCAGTGTGAATGGTGTCTTTAATGCGATCCTCGTGGAAGGAGAACCCCTCGGCCAGGTAATGTTCTATGGCCCTGGGGCTGGTGCTGGGGCGACGGCCAGTGCAGTGGTTTCTGACATTGTCCATGTGGTAGGTCTGTTGCATTCTGACCAAGTGGTGCAGAAGCTCAACCCGCTCCTGGGCTGTACCCACGAGCATTACAGCAAAATTTTGCCCATCGACACCCTAAAAACGCGTTTCTATGCGCGCTTCTTGTCGCGGGATTTGCCCGGTGTGATCGGCGACCTGGGGACTTGCTTTGGGCAGCACCAAGTGAGCTTAGAATCGGTCGTTCAGATTGGTCTCCAGGATGATTGCGCCGAAATTGTGGTCGTGACCCATGATGTCCATGAGGCAAACTTCCGGGAAGCCCTGCGGGAAATTGAAGGTCTAGAGGCAATCAAGGAAGTACCCAGTATTCTCCGCGTCCTCTAG
- a CDS encoding DUF2726 domain-containing protein, with protein sequence MNVLPNTDAFVTSAHNINFQNGEIINDYEAFILELIEMLLGDRYRCWGQIPLGVICARPDDVPYLPTDLFKFWANSRVDIALLEKRIGVSRKAKLVIECQSHWHDTHEAQIRDRLKSQLLQSAGIPLIYVRRVDTDSRFYRFFTPDQSQEVLYNIITQAGKDELNEFLCQFL encoded by the coding sequence ATGAACGTATTACCGAATACCGATGCTTTCGTGACCTCTGCCCACAACATCAACTTTCAGAATGGTGAAATCATCAATGATTACGAAGCCTTTATTCTCGAACTGATTGAAATGTTGCTTGGCGATCGCTATCGATGCTGGGGACAAATTCCCTTGGGAGTTATCTGTGCTCGTCCCGATGATGTACCCTACTTGCCAACAGATTTATTCAAGTTTTGGGCAAATTCTAGAGTTGATATCGCCTTACTGGAAAAGAGAATCGGTGTAAGTCGCAAAGCAAAATTGGTAATCGAGTGCCAATCCCACTGGCATGACACCCACGAAGCTCAGATCCGCGATCGCCTAAAATCCCAACTACTCCAATCGGCGGGTATTCCCCTAATTTATGTCCGCCGTGTGGATACCGATAGCCGTTTTTATCGATTTTTTACTCCAGACCAAAGCCAAGAAGTGCTGTACAACATCATCACCCAGGCCGGAAAAGATGAACTAAACGAATTTCTTTGTCAATTTCTTTAA